A single region of the Vicia villosa cultivar HV-30 ecotype Madison, WI linkage group LG4, Vvil1.0, whole genome shotgun sequence genome encodes:
- the LOC131597663 gene encoding uncharacterized protein LOC131597663, translated as MTRSGRIFNTAKPNENLAQASNQATVVPTEEGTAKDKEVTNKDAEEFLALIKKSDYRVVDQLHQTPSKISLLSLLVHSEKHRDALLKILNAAHVTKDITVNQFDGMVANLTAGACLSFNDHELPPQGKEHNKALHISVQCGKAHISRVLIDTGSSLNVMPKATLDKIAFEGLVVRPSRLVVKAFDGSQSPVFGEVDLPVVVGPHTFCINFQVMEIEPTYTCLLGRPWIHAAGAVTSTLHQKVKFVDGNSIVTVNGEEDIFVSNLDSYRYIEVGERALETSFQALEIATAVTLPVEKIRRAVTSWRDLQDLKMEGWGKVPKIQEKKDRLGLGYQPTKKAAKEEKRFPSITQTFVTGGYEHVSMISSMKGTSNFIRMIRPGEKLQNWTSLEIPEIVYISK; from the coding sequence ATGACTCGTAGTGGTCGCATATTCAATACTGCAAAACCAAATGAGAACTTAGCACAAGCAAGTAATCAAGCTACTGTGGTCCCGACTGAAGAAGGCACAGCCAAGGACAAAGAGGTCACTAACAAAGATGctgaagaattcttggcattaatcaagaaaagtgattatagagtggtggaCCAGTTACACCAAACTCCATCTAAAATATCACTCCTCTCGCTACTAGTGCATTCGGAGAAACATCGAGACGCCTTGCTGAAGATCCTGAATGCCGCGCACGTGACCAAAGACATCACTGTGAATCAAtttgatggaatggtggctaatcttaCCGCTGGGGCATGTTTAAGCTTCAATGATCATGAGCTACCCCCACAAGGGAAAGAAcataacaaagccttgcatatctccgtACAATGTGGGAAAGCTCATATATCCAGAGTTCTGATTGACACAGGGTCGTcattaaacgtgatgccaaaagccaCTCTTGACAAGATAGCCTTTGAGGGTCTGGTagttagaccaagtcgtctggtAGTCAAGGCCTTCGATGGATCACAAAGTCCGgtatttggagaagtagacctccCTGTAGTAGTTGGTCCCCATacattctgcatcaatttccaagtaatgGAGATTGAACCTACTTATACCTGCTTATTGGGACGTCCCTGGATTCATGCtgctggggcagttacctctactctgcatcagaaagtaaaatttgtggatgGGAACTCTATAGTGACCGTCAATGGGGAGGAGGATATATTTGTTAGCAATCTGGACTCATACCGATACATCGAGGTTGGAGAAAGGGCGTTGGAAACCTCATTCCAAGCACTAGAGATAGCAACTGCTGTCACACTACCGGTAGAAAAGATACGAAGGGCGGTGACATCCTGGAGAGACCTGCAAGACCTGAAAatggaaggctggggcaaagtgCCAAAAATTCAAGAGAAGAAGGATCgtctggggttaggataccaaccaaCAAAGAAGGCTGCAAAGGAAGAGAAACGATTCCCTTCGATCACGCAAACTTTTGTCACAGGCGGATATGAGCATGTATCCATGATATCTAGCATGAAGGGTacatccaacttcatccgaaTGATCAGACCAGGAGAAAAGCTAcaaaattggacaagcctggagataccagaGATAGTTTATATTTCGAAGTAA